From one Microbulbifer sp. A4B17 genomic stretch:
- a CDS encoding alpha/beta fold hydrolase, whose amino-acid sequence MAFCSPSLSRNELLKFSFNQLTLPGGLSVNYREMGPVDGLNILCCHGGGDSLGAWNAWAAKMAEKYHVILVDLPGHGLTDPLPGGTYTPKHFADFITEFIATLKLDNFVIVGHSFGGNGVLRYLTVHPNIPKAAILVSPGGYKCGKGLEMPAGIARFATSHWGRKLVSQIGSRGLLKKMLGSRFFYNPEALPGEMLERIYLLSRYEKNRGTAINLVANATINFQPLPDLENIKIPVLFIWGAEDQIIPLSVGQYFSGKLPQGELVVYEKVGHMSHVENAEQSVTDATAFLQRQGL is encoded by the coding sequence ATGGCGTTTTGTAGCCCCAGCTTAAGTCGAAATGAACTGCTGAAGTTCTCTTTTAATCAACTTACGCTGCCCGGCGGTTTATCGGTAAATTATCGCGAAATGGGACCCGTGGACGGCCTCAACATATTATGTTGTCACGGAGGTGGTGATTCATTGGGTGCCTGGAATGCCTGGGCGGCAAAAATGGCTGAAAAATACCACGTTATTCTAGTGGACTTACCGGGACATGGGTTGACCGATCCACTGCCGGGGGGCACCTATACACCAAAGCATTTTGCCGATTTTATTACAGAATTTATCGCTACCCTGAAGCTTGATAATTTTGTGATCGTCGGCCATTCATTTGGTGGGAATGGGGTTTTACGTTATCTAACAGTGCATCCAAATATCCCTAAAGCAGCTATTCTTGTCTCTCCCGGTGGTTATAAATGTGGCAAGGGATTGGAAATGCCTGCAGGCATAGCCCGATTTGCCACCAGCCACTGGGGACGAAAGCTGGTTTCCCAAATTGGTAGTCGCGGATTACTCAAAAAAATGCTGGGGTCCAGGTTTTTTTATAATCCGGAGGCCCTGCCTGGAGAGATGTTGGAAAGAATCTATTTGCTTTCCCGCTATGAGAAGAACCGGGGGACTGCGATCAATCTGGTTGCCAATGCCACAATCAATTTTCAGCCATTGCCGGACTTAGAAAATATTAAAATTCCAGTTCTATTTATCTGGGGTGCTGAGGATCAAATTATTCCCCTGTCCGTAGGACAGTATTTTTCTGGCAAATTGCCTCAAGGAGAGTTAGTAGTCTACGAAAAGGTGGGGCACATGTCCCATGTCGAGAATGCCGAACAAAGCGTCACCGATGCAACAGCATTTCTCCAGCGGCAAGGGCTGTAA
- a CDS encoding antibiotic biosynthesis monooxygenase, producing the protein MIAVIFEVTPKPSGKDKYLAVAANLKEHLTNFDGFISVERFQSLNQPGKILSLSIWRDEESVVSWENNKAHCDAQHLGKKQLFDHYRIRIGKIFRDYSMQ; encoded by the coding sequence ATGATTGCCGTCATATTTGAAGTTACACCAAAGCCTTCAGGAAAAGACAAATATCTGGCCGTTGCCGCCAACCTAAAAGAACACCTGACCAACTTCGATGGATTTATCTCAGTCGAGCGATTTCAAAGCCTCAATCAGCCAGGAAAAATTCTGTCACTCTCTATTTGGCGAGATGAAGAATCTGTAGTGAGTTGGGAAAATAACAAAGCACATTGCGATGCACAGCATCTAGGCAAAAAACAACTATTTGATCACTATCGCATAAGGATTGGAAAAATTTTTCGGGATTATTCTATGCAGTAA
- a CDS encoding NIPSNAP family protein, whose amino-acid sequence MTVTCFIEYKIDPFKLDAFRLYAENWGKIIPDCGGRLLGYFLPSEGTNFQAFGIINFDSLAHYEQYRKLLKQSPQGSENFQFAMREKFILEEKRSFLKTVPETYLKLPQENQ is encoded by the coding sequence ATGACTGTAACCTGTTTTATTGAATACAAGATCGATCCGTTTAAGCTTGATGCTTTCCGGCTGTATGCGGAGAACTGGGGCAAAATTATTCCCGATTGTGGTGGACGGCTATTAGGGTATTTTCTACCCTCTGAGGGCACCAACTTTCAGGCCTTTGGTATTATTAACTTCGACAGCTTGGCTCACTATGAACAATATCGAAAACTGTTGAAGCAGTCTCCTCAGGGCAGTGAGAATTTCCAGTTTGCGATGAGAGAGAAGTTTATTCTTGAGGAGAAGCGCAGCTTTTTAAAGACTGTGCCGGAAACCTACCTGAAGCTCCCACAGGAAAATCAGTGA
- a CDS encoding pyridoxal-dependent decarboxylase, with the protein MDNNDSKNISNAIKALSLAAQYAEEYVANICDRRVSPSAFDIDQMQFFNSDLARAGEPAEAVVESLHRYGSPATVASTGGRFFGLVVGGATPASMGAAVMNAAWDQVAVLESSAPSAIYLERIAANWILELLTLPTESSVGFTTGSSMANMVCLAAARNTIYQKLNIDLAKCGLAGAPPLRIIVSEQSHVTVHKALSILGFGMDQVIKAPCDEQGRVRADTFPEVDETTIICLQAGNVNSGGFDPFTDIIPKAKSKGAWVHVDGAFGLWAAASPVKSALTAGVEQADSWAVDAHKWLNTPYDCGLAICRQQGAVHNVMTTQAPYLQAGLEVPPKDMVPEFSRRARGVEVWAAIQEMGPKGITAMIDRCCIHAQHLCEGLAEMGYEILNDVVLNQVIATIGTTEDIQQIVSAIQEEGVCWFGTTSWRGKMALRISVSSWATTDRDIELTLNAIRRATETQTIR; encoded by the coding sequence ATGGATAATAATGACAGCAAAAATATCTCTAATGCCATAAAAGCACTATCCCTGGCAGCACAGTACGCTGAGGAATATGTTGCTAATATTTGCGATCGTCGCGTAAGTCCGTCCGCTTTTGATATTGATCAAATGCAATTTTTTAACAGTGACTTGGCACGGGCTGGGGAACCGGCAGAGGCTGTTGTCGAGAGCCTGCATCGTTATGGTTCTCCGGCAACAGTTGCCAGTACCGGTGGGCGTTTTTTCGGGTTGGTGGTAGGTGGGGCTACGCCAGCTTCTATGGGCGCGGCGGTAATGAACGCCGCTTGGGACCAAGTGGCCGTCTTGGAGTCGTCGGCGCCTTCTGCAATCTATCTGGAGCGCATTGCGGCAAATTGGATACTGGAATTGTTAACCTTGCCGACGGAAAGTAGTGTGGGTTTTACCACAGGGTCATCTATGGCCAATATGGTGTGTTTGGCTGCTGCGCGGAATACGATTTATCAAAAGTTAAATATCGACCTGGCAAAATGCGGGCTAGCCGGTGCGCCGCCACTGCGTATTATTGTGTCTGAGCAGTCCCATGTCACAGTTCACAAGGCACTCTCTATTCTTGGATTTGGCATGGACCAGGTGATTAAAGCGCCCTGTGATGAACAGGGGAGAGTGCGTGCAGATACTTTTCCCGAGGTTGATGAAACCACCATTATTTGCCTGCAAGCGGGAAACGTAAATTCCGGAGGGTTTGACCCATTTACAGACATAATTCCCAAAGCTAAATCTAAAGGCGCCTGGGTCCATGTGGATGGCGCCTTTGGTTTATGGGCGGCAGCTTCTCCGGTGAAATCAGCATTAACGGCCGGAGTTGAACAAGCGGATTCCTGGGCCGTAGACGCCCATAAGTGGCTAAATACACCTTATGACTGTGGCTTAGCAATTTGTCGGCAGCAAGGGGCTGTACACAATGTCATGACAACCCAGGCGCCATACCTGCAGGCGGGTTTAGAGGTCCCACCCAAGGATATGGTGCCAGAATTCTCCCGCCGAGCCAGGGGTGTGGAAGTGTGGGCAGCTATTCAGGAGATGGGCCCCAAAGGAATTACAGCGATGATTGATCGCTGTTGCATTCACGCTCAACATTTGTGCGAAGGGTTGGCAGAAATGGGCTATGAAATCCTTAATGATGTGGTGCTAAATCAGGTAATAGCGACTATTGGAACTACGGAGGATATTCAGCAAATAGTAAGTGCCATACAGGAGGAGGGCGTGTGCTGGTTCGGAACAACCAGTTGGAGAGGCAAAATGGCCCTGCGCATCAGCGTTTCTTCCTGGGCGACTACGGATAGGGATATAGAGCTTACGCTAAATGCTATTCGCCGGGCGACGGAAACCCAAACAATCCGGTAA
- a CDS encoding DUF998 domain-containing protein: MFAYLGFISLVWMVVGVTLAGAKYSGYSHSRQFCSELGAVGSPTQKLSPFINNYPLDILFFLFGLHIIQIEQAPVAHTIIGILIIIHGIGTWVAGYFPMDADPYTKTPSRECQIHSWAGMFMILSLLIAPLLSIFSSYFSIEFRLFSTACLLASIYFTVTLKKAYEEKTNPGLHQRLSYGAQLIWLTGLSFNLITS, translated from the coding sequence GTGTTTGCTTACTTGGGGTTTATCTCCCTGGTATGGATGGTTGTAGGTGTTACATTGGCAGGAGCAAAATACTCGGGCTATAGCCATTCAAGACAATTCTGTAGCGAACTAGGAGCCGTTGGAAGCCCAACCCAGAAACTCTCTCCCTTCATTAACAACTACCCACTTGATATATTATTCTTCTTATTTGGCCTGCATATAATTCAAATTGAGCAGGCCCCAGTTGCACATACCATCATTGGAATTTTAATTATTATCCACGGTATTGGAACCTGGGTTGCGGGTTACTTTCCTATGGATGCGGATCCCTATACAAAAACCCCTAGTCGCGAATGCCAGATACATTCCTGGGCGGGGATGTTTATGATACTGTCATTACTCATTGCGCCATTACTAAGTATTTTCAGCAGTTATTTCTCAATAGAATTCAGGTTATTTAGTACAGCCTGCTTGCTCGCATCTATCTATTTTACTGTTACCTTAAAAAAAGCCTACGAGGAAAAAACCAACCCCGGTCTGCACCAACGTCTCAGCTATGGAGCACAGTTGATATGGTTAACGGGGCTTTCCTTCAATCTGATAACGAGCTGA
- a CDS encoding DUF3570 domain-containing protein, whose translation MAVTKLLYRWSGLLFLGPIVAVAAVLPEERADNMYHAYSGGGVTIDGPSVLIRKNIGNNVSLSANYYVDMISGASIDVEATASEYSEQRDEFSLGADYLIDKTTISMGYTNSSENDYEAQTVAFGISQGFFGDLSTIDLRVSYGSDDVFRNGDDNFAEEAQHRRYALSWNQILTQKLIAELSVETVADEGFLNNPYRSVRYVDEASGSGFSYQAEVYPRTRNSDAVAIRAKYRLPYRAAIKGEYRHYADSWGIVADNVEFRYTHPWKERDEWIFEGKIRYYKQNSADFYSDLFPYLNATNFRARDKELSNFTTLALGIGVSYELPRRWSLLNRRNTINLYWDHILFDYEDFLDVTVHNSNTSISPGNEPAYSFSANVIRLFWSVRF comes from the coding sequence GTGGCTGTAACTAAGCTTCTTTATCGCTGGAGTGGATTGCTGTTTTTGGGGCCGATAGTGGCTGTCGCTGCAGTTCTTCCCGAAGAGCGTGCGGACAATATGTACCATGCCTATAGCGGTGGTGGGGTGACTATTGACGGGCCCTCAGTGTTGATCCGTAAGAATATCGGCAACAATGTCTCCTTATCTGCAAATTACTATGTGGATATGATTTCCGGGGCCTCTATTGATGTAGAAGCTACGGCCAGTGAGTATTCTGAACAGCGGGATGAGTTTTCTCTGGGGGCTGACTACCTGATAGATAAAACTACTATCAGCATGGGCTATACGAACAGTTCTGAGAATGACTACGAGGCGCAGACCGTTGCTTTCGGTATCAGTCAGGGCTTCTTTGGTGATTTGAGCACTATCGACCTGCGGGTTAGTTACGGAAGTGATGATGTATTTCGCAATGGCGATGATAATTTCGCCGAGGAAGCGCAACACCGCCGCTACGCGCTTAGCTGGAACCAGATTCTCACGCAAAAGCTGATTGCAGAGTTAAGTGTTGAAACTGTGGCGGATGAGGGTTTTCTCAACAATCCCTACCGCAGCGTCAGGTATGTCGATGAAGCATCTGGCTCCGGGTTTAGCTATCAGGCCGAGGTTTACCCCAGGACCCGCAACAGTGACGCAGTTGCCATAAGGGCAAAATATCGATTGCCCTATCGTGCAGCAATCAAAGGGGAATACCGACACTATGCGGATAGCTGGGGGATTGTTGCAGATAATGTGGAGTTTCGCTATACGCACCCTTGGAAAGAACGGGATGAGTGGATTTTTGAAGGGAAGATTCGCTACTACAAGCAGAACAGCGCTGACTTTTACAGTGACCTTTTTCCCTATCTCAACGCCACAAACTTTCGCGCCCGAGATAAAGAATTAAGTAATTTTACGACTTTGGCCTTGGGTATAGGGGTTTCCTATGAACTGCCGCGGCGTTGGTCACTGTTAAATCGCAGGAATACAATCAATCTATATTGGGATCATATCCTGTTTGACTATGAGGATTTCCTGGACGTCACCGTACATAATTCGAATACGTCTATCAGTCCTGGGAACGAGCCGGCTTACAGTTTTTCTGCCAATGTAATTCGTTTATTTTGGTCAGTCCGTTTTTAG
- a CDS encoding DUF4266 domain-containing protein, with product MRALLLVCTLLMSTGCTISPWIAPYERQFLADPIMGFEQDPVAARYMNHVYEAREAARGAEGGSGGGCGCN from the coding sequence ATGCGTGCGCTATTGCTAGTTTGCACTCTCTTGATGAGCACAGGTTGCACTATCAGCCCCTGGATTGCCCCCTATGAACGGCAGTTCCTTGCCGACCCGATTATGGGATTTGAGCAGGACCCGGTAGCAGCTCGTTATATGAATCACGTTTACGAAGCTCGTGAAGCAGCGCGCGGAGCTGAAGGGGGCAGTGGAGGTGGATGTGGCTGTAACTAA
- a CDS encoding outer membrane beta-barrel domain-containing protein produces METWFRRISVGSAALSALVGAQACAAQQDDEVLADIVAPELERREIRDALIDSENIEIGLFAGVINVEDFGSNTLYGTSAAYHISEDFFIEATYAQTELGESSFERLSGAAPLLTDEQRELSYYNTSVGWNIFQGEYFVFDDWAFNANFYVVGGVGNTSFADEEHFTYNFGAGVRMLANDWLAVRLDVRDHIFEHELFGEAQVTNNLSAQLGLTIFF; encoded by the coding sequence GTGGAAACTTGGTTTCGACGTATATCTGTAGGCTCTGCGGCCCTTTCCGCCCTAGTGGGGGCTCAAGCATGTGCCGCCCAACAGGATGATGAAGTGCTCGCTGATATTGTCGCACCTGAATTGGAGCGGCGGGAGATACGCGATGCCTTGATAGATAGTGAAAATATAGAAATCGGCCTGTTTGCGGGTGTTATCAACGTTGAAGATTTTGGTTCAAACACCCTCTATGGAACTTCAGCGGCCTACCATATCAGCGAAGACTTCTTTATTGAGGCTACCTATGCCCAGACTGAGTTGGGTGAATCCAGCTTTGAACGGTTGAGCGGCGCCGCGCCACTTCTGACCGACGAACAGCGCGAACTCAGTTATTACAATACTTCCGTGGGCTGGAATATTTTCCAGGGTGAGTACTTTGTATTTGATGATTGGGCTTTTAATGCCAATTTTTATGTTGTGGGTGGTGTGGGGAATACCTCATTTGCTGACGAAGAGCACTTTACCTATAACTTTGGTGCTGGAGTGAGAATGCTTGCCAACGATTGGCTCGCAGTTCGCCTGGATGTTCGCGATCATATTTTTGAGCATGAATTATTTGGCGAAGCACAGGTCACCAATAACCTTTCTGCCCAGTTGGGGCTTACCATCTTTTTTTAA
- a CDS encoding outer membrane beta-barrel protein: MLKLQRYFIGSFPVFILLILFSGPVFSEETLMKSDVSDEILKEELIETETETETETEKKDKDPEDAELVTVGNAFINIYRGPGRGYPIFYVAEYGEKIWLLKRRTDWVKVLTARNKSGWVKVDDLREIYGENGEIVRVPLPDFSDVDDGYFYLGLSYGDFAGANSLGVSLSYQFTTNLSAELRATQAVGSYSDSQVYQVAMVHQPFPHWKVSPYFVLGAGVNITSPNATIVATEDRQDTTMLAGLGLRTYLSRRFAIRAEYTNHYLLTTQENNQEIVEWKLGFDVYL, encoded by the coding sequence ATGTTGAAATTACAACGCTATTTTATTGGTAGTTTCCCGGTATTTATATTACTTATCCTTTTCTCAGGACCGGTCTTTTCTGAAGAAACTTTGATGAAATCTGATGTCTCAGATGAAATCCTGAAAGAAGAATTGATTGAGACTGAGACTGAGACTGAGACTGAGACTGAGAAAAAGGATAAAGACCCTGAGGATGCAGAGCTGGTTACAGTAGGTAATGCATTTATCAATATATATCGAGGTCCGGGCCGCGGTTACCCTATTTTTTATGTGGCGGAATATGGTGAAAAAATTTGGTTGCTCAAGCGCCGCACTGATTGGGTAAAAGTTCTGACTGCACGCAATAAAAGTGGCTGGGTAAAAGTTGATGATTTGCGTGAAATATACGGGGAAAACGGAGAGATTGTCAGGGTGCCACTGCCCGATTTCTCTGACGTTGACGACGGTTACTTTTATTTGGGCCTGAGTTATGGCGATTTTGCTGGGGCCAATTCCCTGGGCGTTAGCTTGAGTTATCAGTTTACCACTAATTTATCTGCAGAATTACGTGCGACACAGGCTGTGGGCTCCTATTCAGACAGCCAAGTGTATCAGGTGGCGATGGTCCATCAGCCATTTCCACACTGGAAAGTGTCCCCTTATTTTGTTTTGGGAGCCGGGGTAAATATCACTTCCCCGAATGCTACTATCGTTGCTACTGAGGATAGACAGGATACAACGATGCTGGCTGGACTGGGGTTACGTACTTACCTGTCTCGCCGCTTCGCTATAAGGGCTGAATATACCAATCACTACTTGCTTACCACGCAGGAAAATAATCAGGAGATAGTCGAGTGGAAACTTGGTTTCGACGTATATCTGTAG
- a CDS encoding helix-turn-helix transcriptional regulator, with translation MEPDISVISSLIGDRARSKILMALMSGKALTATELACEADVTAQTASNHLSKLVDSKLLIVRKQGRHKYFQLASHQVAEALEALLNLSSTLVPQKVTTGPTDPDLRKSRICYDHLAGLTGVLLYEALVANKWLAEQSQQVALTKEGVLFFQNQGAAIDSFKQRKRPVCKSCLDWSERKSHLAGSLGQWVLEDALAKQWAVRRADSRAITFSHKGLLLFSKRYQIDRSKLL, from the coding sequence ATGGAACCTGACATTTCGGTAATATCCAGCTTGATTGGGGATCGGGCACGCTCAAAAATATTGATGGCGCTTATGAGTGGAAAAGCACTGACAGCAACAGAGTTAGCCTGTGAGGCTGATGTGACTGCACAGACTGCTAGTAACCATCTTTCCAAGCTGGTAGATAGCAAGCTGCTGATAGTTCGCAAGCAGGGTAGGCACAAGTACTTTCAGCTGGCGAGTCATCAAGTTGCCGAAGCGCTAGAGGCACTGCTCAATCTGAGTAGCACCCTGGTACCTCAAAAAGTTACCACTGGACCCACTGATCCAGATTTAAGGAAATCCCGTATCTGTTATGACCACTTAGCAGGTTTAACTGGTGTCCTGCTTTACGAGGCTCTAGTGGCTAATAAATGGCTTGCTGAGCAATCACAACAGGTAGCCCTAACAAAAGAGGGCGTGCTTTTTTTTCAGAACCAAGGGGCAGCTATAGATAGTTTTAAGCAGCGCAAGCGCCCTGTTTGCAAGTCATGCCTGGACTGGAGCGAAAGAAAAAGCCACCTTGCTGGCAGCTTGGGCCAATGGGTACTCGAAGATGCCTTGGCAAAGCAGTGGGCGGTTAGAAGAGCGGACTCCAGGGCGATTACTTTCTCCCACAAGGGGCTTTTACTGTTCTCGAAGCGTTATCAGATTGATCGCTCCAAGTTGCTATAA
- a CDS encoding DUF2884 family protein encodes MWKPIALSTLIGLGISSQAMAHDSFHVDTSDCNVSTDYAIEVGPDFFTVDGENGKLMTFQLPSQLSVDGEPLPLNSEQEQLLQEYRQQLHIAGRDTLVLTLEAIDIAMDGLSIAINALAGPDHPDILELQQLSADLIQRTEDRLNREGEIYQLGGEEIGDYIEKTISEEFEPRIERLAMESAGTIAWHALKAAFTGGQSIEEQATEEAERLIEQRAENIEQSAYRLCTQLKTIDRLETDLHQLVPELSHYDIVKTNLVIAD; translated from the coding sequence ATGTGGAAGCCAATCGCACTTTCAACCCTGATAGGCCTCGGTATCAGTTCACAGGCAATGGCCCACGATTCTTTTCATGTCGATACCAGCGACTGCAACGTGTCCACGGATTACGCCATTGAAGTAGGCCCGGATTTCTTTACCGTCGATGGGGAGAACGGAAAACTGATGACATTTCAGCTTCCCAGCCAGCTGTCGGTGGATGGTGAGCCGCTGCCCCTCAACTCTGAGCAGGAACAACTGCTTCAGGAGTACCGCCAGCAACTTCATATCGCAGGCCGTGACACACTGGTACTTACCCTCGAGGCGATAGATATCGCAATGGATGGCCTGTCCATTGCCATTAACGCTCTCGCCGGACCAGATCACCCTGACATCCTCGAGCTCCAGCAACTTTCCGCCGACCTGATCCAGCGCACCGAAGACCGCCTCAATCGAGAGGGTGAGATCTATCAGCTGGGAGGGGAGGAAATTGGTGACTATATAGAGAAAACCATCTCTGAAGAGTTTGAGCCCCGTATCGAGCGTCTCGCTATGGAGTCAGCGGGAACCATTGCCTGGCATGCACTCAAAGCAGCCTTTACCGGAGGTCAAAGCATTGAGGAACAAGCCACCGAAGAGGCGGAGCGCTTAATTGAGCAGCGTGCAGAAAATATTGAGCAGTCTGCATACAGGTTGTGTACACAACTGAAAACCATTGATCGGCTGGAAACCGACCTCCACCAGCTGGTACCAGAACTCAGTCACTACGACATAGTTAAAACCAATCTGGTTATAGCCGATTAG
- a CDS encoding TlpA disulfide reductase family protein encodes MKYLAALLTLFLSMSQAYAAEPSKDFTLSSNQGGNLRLAEQRGDVIMLNFWASWCGPCRQEMPLLDQLHARYAAAGFQVWGVNVDAQRKDADSLLAKIPVEFPILFDGKGEVSKMYGVAAMPSTVFIDRDGNVRYIHKGYRDGDEAAYKKIIKELIRE; translated from the coding sequence ATGAAATACCTGGCTGCTTTATTGACCCTGTTTTTATCGATGTCGCAGGCCTACGCCGCTGAGCCCTCGAAGGATTTCACCTTGAGTTCAAACCAGGGCGGAAACCTGAGGCTCGCAGAGCAGCGCGGTGATGTCATCATGCTGAACTTCTGGGCCTCTTGGTGCGGTCCCTGCCGACAGGAAATGCCGCTGTTGGATCAGTTACATGCTCGCTATGCAGCAGCAGGTTTCCAGGTTTGGGGGGTGAATGTGGATGCCCAGCGCAAGGATGCAGATTCTCTATTGGCAAAAATTCCGGTGGAATTTCCGATTCTCTTTGATGGTAAAGGGGAAGTGAGCAAAATGTATGGTGTTGCTGCCATGCCCAGCACTGTATTCATCGATCGTGATGGTAATGTTCGCTATATCCATAAAGGCTACCGCGATGGAGATGAAGCCGCCTATAAAAAAATTATTAAGGAACTGATTCGGGAGTAG